The window ACCTCGGCGGCGTCGTGGAGCGGACCCGAGGGCAGCCGGTGGGAAACGCCGGCCGTTTCGAAGATCGCGGCGTCGCAGAGCTCGATGAGATCGGGCGCGAAGGGAATCGGCTCGATATGCCAGAGGCGCTCCCACGAGACGGTCACGCCCCCCTCGGCAGCGAAGCGCTCGCTGGCTTCGCGAGCCTCGGCGAACATCGCGGCGAGCGCGGCGGGGTCGAGATGCCGCTGATCGAGCGTAATGCGGCACCCGGCGACGACGCTGGTGACGATGCCCGGTTCGGTCCTGCAGGAGCCGATGGTGCAGACGCCGCCGTGGCGCTCGGCGACGCGGTAAATTTCCGGACTCATCTTCGCGGCGGCGAGGAAGGCGTCCTTCCGGCGGTTCATCGGCGTGCTGCCGGAATGCGCGGCCTGGCCGTGGAAGGTGATGGCATGGCGCTCCACCCCGCAGGTGCCGAGCACGACGCCGAGCGGCAGGTCGAGATCGAGCAGCACCGGGCCCTGTTCGATGTGCAGCTCGAGGTAGGCGGCGGCGTTCTTCAACTCGATCCCGCTCTCCATCACGCGCTCGAAATCGATTCCCCGGGCGCGCAGCGCATCCGGCAGCGAAATGCCGTCGCGATCCGTGAGACCACGCGCCTCGTCCCTGTCGAGGGTGCCGCCGCACGCGGATGAGCCGAAGAGACTTTTGCCAAAGCGCGCGCCCTCCTCGTCCGCCCAATCGACAAGCCGCACGGTGACCGGCGGGCGACCCTCGTATTGCGCAGCGAGGCGGCGGAGAATCTCGAGGCCGGCAAGAACGTTCAGACAGCCGTCGAGCCAGCCGCCGTTCGGCACGGAATCCATGTGGCCGCCGATGAGAAGCTCCTTCTCGGATTCGCCGCGCATCGTCGCCCAGAGATTGCCGGCGGCATCGGTGTGGACCTCGACCGGAAGTTCGGAAAGCCTGGCCGTGAGCCACTGGCGGACCTCCGCCCACAGGTCGGTGAAGGCGACGCGCTGGGCGCCATTTTCGTCGGCGGTGAAGGCGCGCAGTTCCTTGAGCTCGGCGACGGTGCGCTTCGGATCGAGGGGATGACTCATGAAAAGGCATTAAGCAGAAGGCGTGCGCGAAGTCGATGTCCCCTTGCAAAAGCGACCGATCACAGGAGGGCGTGGCACTGCGGGTGCTTCCCTTCGGCGTCTCCCATGCACTCCGCCGCGATTCCCCCGGTCACCCGGCGCGGCCTCTTGCTCGGGCTGCTCGCGGCAACGGCCTGGCTCGCACCCGGCCTCGCGGCGGTCGCGCAGACGACGATCACCGTCCTGCAAACCAACATCCACCGCGACATCGGCGCCAGCGATTCGAACACGAGCGCCCAGCCCCACCTCGCGCAGGAGGTCAACTTCTTCAGCCCCGACATTTGGACGATTCAGGAGCTGGGCGGAAACAGCGTCGGCTTCAACATCACCACCGCCACGAATTCGCTCGTCGCCTTCGTGCAAAGCAACCTCACGATCTACGGGCCCACGCCGGTGCAGAATACGGACTTCTACGTCTACGTGGCCACTCGCAACGACGGCTACGAAACCACCGCGATCGTCTCCCGCTATCCCATCCTCAATGCCTCGACGTATTCCGATTCCGGTGGCGGCTACCAATCGCTCCGCGGCCTGGCGCGCGTGACGGTGGACATCCCGGGCGACACGAATCTGGACATTTTTACGATGCACCTGAAGGCGCTGAACGACGATACGTCCGCCGGAAAACGCCAGGCGGAGGCCGCCGCCAACAGCGCCACGATCGGTTCCTGGATTGCGAGCCATCCCAGCGACGCGGTGATCGTCACGGGAGACTTCAACGAGACCTCGGAGGCGAGCGCGTCGGCGAACTGGAGCGGCCACCGGCTGGGCGACACGATCACCCTGGCCAACGGCACGACCGCGATTTACAACCCCGTCGCGAAACTGCTCGCTGCCGGCCTCAAGGACCCTCGCCCGACCAGCAGGAACGGAAGCCTGAGCACGATCTCCTCCCGCAAGCCGACCTCGCGCTTCGATTACATCCTCTACGGACCAAACGCCCGATACCTCGGCGGCCAGGTCTTCAATTCCGCGCTCTTCAGCACCTCCGAACTGGCCGCCATGAACGCGAAGAACGGCACAACTCTCACGACATCGACCTCGTCGCTCGCCTCCGATCACCTCGCCGTCTTTTCAACATTCGCGATCGTTCCGGAGCCGGGCACGCTCGTGCTCCTCACGTGCGCCGGAGGGATCCTGGCATTTCGAGCGTGGCGCCGGGCAACGAGCTGACGGCGGCTATCCGAGCCAGCCGAGCACAACCTGCGGATAGACGCCGAGAACGAGAATGAGGGCGGCAAGCGCGCTGACGCTGATGGAGCTCGCGAGCGACACCGGAATTTCCGGCGCATTGTCCGGGGCGGGCTGCCAATACATCGCACGCACGACGAGCAGGTAGCTGTAGAAACCGCAGGCCACGGCGACCGCGCCGACGAGGATGAGCCACGTGTGGCCGGCCTCGATCGCAACCTGGAAGACGAAGAGCTTTCCGAGAAAACCGGCGGTGAACGGGATGCCCGCGAGCGAGAGCATGGAGAGCATCATCGCCCCGGCGAGCCAGGGCGCGCGGCGGGACAGACCGGCGAAATGCGAAATGTCATCCCCACCGGCCGCGCGGGCCACGAGAGCGGTGATCGCGAAGGCGACGAAGGTCATCAGCAAATAAGCGACGAGGTAGAACTGGATCGCGGTCCGCGCGAAGGCAACGCCAAGACTGGCCACAGCCATGAGGATGAAGCCCGCGTGGACGACGCTGGAGTAGGACAGCAGGCGCTTGAAATTGCGCTGCGGCAGGGCTGAGAGTCCGCCGAAGATGAGGGTCGCACCGGCGATGAACGCGAGGAGCACGTCGATGCGGGGCCGTAGCGGCTCGAAGCCCAGGAAAAGATCGAGCACGCGCACGAGCACAATGAAACCGGCCGCCTTCGACGCCACGGAGAGATACGCGGAGATCGGCGTCGCCGCGCCCTGATAGACGTCGGGAATCCAGAACTGGAACGGGACCGCGCCGATCTTGAAACCGAGCGCGATGAGCACGAGGCCGAATCCGAAGAGCAGCGCGGTATGGCTGGCGGGCGGGAGAGTCGGCAGCACGGCGGCGATCGCGGCGAGATTCGTCTGCCCGGTGACGCCGAAGATCCAGGTGACGCCATAGACGATGAAGCCGGTCGAGAGCGCGCCGAGGATGAGGTATTTCGTGCCGGCCTCGAGCGTGGTGTGGCTACGGCGAAGGTAGGCCACAAGCACGTAGAACGAGATCGTGACGAGCTCGAGCGAAACGAAGATGGCAATGAAGTCGGTGGCCGACACCATCCACATGAGGCCGGCGCAGGTGAAAATCGGCAGCGTGATGAATTCCCCGAGACCGGCGCCCTTCGTCTCGCCAGGAATGAAGCGCTCGATAATTGGCGCGTAGTCGATCGTCATCACGAGCACGACCATCGTGCAGATGATGGCGAAGCGTTTGAAGAACATCGCCATGGGGTCCGCGCTGTAAAACGCGGCGTAGGGCGCGCTGGCGTCGATGTATTGCGGAAGGGCGAAGAGCGAGGCCACGAAAATGATGCCCAGGCCGAGAAGACCGGCGTAAACGAGGTAGCGCTTGTCCATTTTGGCATCGAATGCCTCGGACATGAGCAGCCCGATGCCGAGGGTGACGACGAGAGCTTCGAGGTAAATCGGATTCACGGCAGCAGAAGAGCAGGAGTGACGTAGGAAAGAAGAAGCTGCGGGCAGAAGCCGATGACGAGCAGCGTCGCGATCAGCAAGATGATGGCGTAGCGCGAGACGGGCGCGAGGTCCGGCAGGTGAGCCCAGCGCTCGGGCCGGGGGCCGAAAAAGACACAGCGGTAGGCGCGAAGCATGTAGACCGCGGAAATGACGAAGCCCCAGACGGCGATGATCGTCGTGACCTGAAGAAACTTCAGACCGCCCTGCGGAATCTGGTTCGCCACGCCGAACGAGCCAAGGAACACCATGATTTCCCCGGCGAAATTCGCAAAGCCTGGCAGGCCGATCGAGGCCATCGTCGCCATGCCGAAGAGCAGGCCGAAGCGGGGCATCGATTTCGCGAGGCCGCCGAGATCCGCGAGATCGAGCGTGCCGGTGCGTTCGCGGAGGGAACCACTCAGCGCGAACAGGGCGGCGATCGAAAGGCCGTGAGCCACCATCAGCACCGCGGACCCACTCAGGCTGAGAGGATTCCACGCGGCGATGCCGAGGAAGATGTAGCCCATGTGCATCGCGCTCGCGTAACCGAGCATCCAGTCGAGTCGCTTTTGCGCGATGGTGACGAGGCCGATGTAGAGAAGGTTGCCGATGATGAGGACGAGGAAGATGTCGAGGTAGGAGATCGACCAGCCGAAGGGCAACGCGACGCGGGTCGCGAGAATCGAGTCGGGGAAGATCGGCGTGATGATGCGCAGGATGCCATAGACGCCGAATTTCTTGAGGGCGCCGGCATGGAGCATCGAGACGGGCATGGGCGCGGAGGCATAGACCGGCGGCGCCCAGGAGTGGAACGGGAAGAGCGAAACGAGCGAGCCAAACCCAATGAGCAGCGTCCAATACACCCAGTGGGGCGGATTGAGCACCCCGCTCGCCGCCATCGACTGGATGGTGGTCATGTCGAACGTGCGC of the Chthoniobacterales bacterium genome contains:
- a CDS encoding hydantoinase/carbamoylase family amidase, with translation MSHPLDPKRTVAELKELRAFTADENGAQRVAFTDLWAEVRQWLTARLSELPVEVHTDAAGNLWATMRGESEKELLIGGHMDSVPNGGWLDGCLNVLAGLEILRRLAAQYEGRPPVTVRLVDWADEEGARFGKSLFGSSACGGTLDRDEARGLTDRDGISLPDALRARGIDFERVMESGIELKNAAAYLELHIEQGPVLLDLDLPLGVVLGTCGVERHAITFHGQAAHSGSTPMNRRKDAFLAAAKMSPEIYRVAERHGGVCTIGSCRTEPGIVTSVVAGCRITLDQRHLDPAALAAMFAEAREASERFAAEGGVTVSWERLWHIEPIPFAPDLIELCDAAIFETAGVSHRLPSGPLHDAAEVSRAGVPTVMMFVQSLHGISHNKIEDTKEEHLELAVAAFDRLADKTIAWLGSCA
- a CDS encoding endonuclease/exonuclease/phosphatase family protein, producing the protein MHSAAIPPVTRRGLLLGLLAATAWLAPGLAAVAQTTITVLQTNIHRDIGASDSNTSAQPHLAQEVNFFSPDIWTIQELGGNSVGFNITTATNSLVAFVQSNLTIYGPTPVQNTDFYVYVATRNDGYETTAIVSRYPILNASTYSDSGGGYQSLRGLARVTVDIPGDTNLDIFTMHLKALNDDTSAGKRQAEAAANSATIGSWIASHPSDAVIVTGDFNETSEASASANWSGHRLGDTITLANGTTAIYNPVAKLLAAGLKDPRPTSRNGSLSTISSRKPTSRFDYILYGPNARYLGGQVFNSALFSTSELAAMNAKNGTTLTTSTSSLASDHLAVFSTFAIVPEPGTLVLLTCAGGILAFRAWRRATS
- a CDS encoding NADH-quinone oxidoreductase subunit N, yielding MNPIYLEALVVTLGIGLLMSEAFDAKMDKRYLVYAGLLGLGIIFVASLFALPQYIDASAPYAAFYSADPMAMFFKRFAIICTMVVLVMTIDYAPIIERFIPGETKGAGLGEFITLPIFTCAGLMWMVSATDFIAIFVSLELVTISFYVLVAYLRRSHTTLEAGTKYLILGALSTGFIVYGVTWIFGVTGQTNLAAIAAVLPTLPPASHTALLFGFGLVLIALGFKIGAVPFQFWIPDVYQGAATPISAYLSVASKAAGFIVLVRVLDLFLGFEPLRPRIDVLLAFIAGATLIFGGLSALPQRNFKRLLSYSSVVHAGFILMAVASLGVAFARTAIQFYLVAYLLMTFVAFAITALVARAAGGDDISHFAGLSRRAPWLAGAMMLSMLSLAGIPFTAGFLGKLFVFQVAIEAGHTWLILVGAVAVACGFYSYLLVVRAMYWQPAPDNAPEIPVSLASSISVSALAALILVLGVYPQVVLGWLG
- a CDS encoding NADH-quinone oxidoreductase subunit M, which produces MSLPSPLFCLTLIPIVAALFIMVGANAPFVARAVSVLMLALTGVLCFQYPVSQGGLWFVSQYPVSEQLGLSLSFGADGLSLALLLLSAIVTASAVWMIPPIKSRENLFYACVLLISAGLFGAFSSTDVLFFYAFHELALIPTFLMIGIWGSGDRQSAAWKAMIYLAVGSFVLLLGILGLYLAIPASQRTFDMTTIQSMAASGVLNPPHWVYWTLLIGFGSLVSLFPFHSWAPPVYASAPMPVSMLHAGALKKFGVYGILRIITPIFPDSILATRVALPFGWSISYLDIFLVLIIGNLLYIGLVTIAQKRLDWMLGYASAMHMGYIFLGIAAWNPLSLSGSAVLMVAHGLSIAALFALSGSLRERTGTLDLADLGGLAKSMPRFGLLFGMATMASIGLPGFANFAGEIMVFLGSFGVANQIPQGGLKFLQVTTIIAVWGFVISAVYMLRAYRCVFFGPRPERWAHLPDLAPVSRYAIILLIATLLVIGFCPQLLLSYVTPALLLP